The proteins below are encoded in one region of Gambusia affinis linkage group LG07, SWU_Gaff_1.0, whole genome shotgun sequence:
- the nampt2 gene encoding nicotinamide phosphoribosyltransferase 2 isoform X1, which translates to MAAQDFNFLLATDSYKITHYKQYPPNVSKIYSYFECRQKKGSQFNEVVFFGLQYLLKKYLTGPVVTEDKIQEAKLFYQMHFKQAVFDEEGWRKVLEKHNGRLPIRIKAVPEGKIIPRGNVLFTVENTDQDFYWLTNYIETMLVQMWYPITVATVSREFKKILAKHLKATSGSVEGLELKLHDFGYRGVSSQESAALGGAAHLVNFCGTDTIAGVLMAQRYYGCPMAGFSIPAAEHSTIISWGKNKEKEAFERILDQFLSGPVSVVSDSYDIFNACKHIWGDKLKERVMERSEDSCLVIRPDSGDPAETLIEVIKILGDCFGYSLNSMGYKVLPSYLRIIQGDGIDLSSVDQILAKLSDEGWSAENVLFGCGSSLLQKLNRDTLSCAFKCSYVETNGKGMDVCKQPVTDPSKGSKRGRLSLRRNSDGFLETIERGAGKPEEDLLVTVFENGSLLQDYSLDEIRKNALLQDDEPNPNLYNHERELLHNHIISSIH; encoded by the exons atcACACACTACAAACAGTATCCTCCAAATGTCAGCAAAATTTACTCCTACTTTGAGTGCAGGCAGAAGAAAGGCTCTCAGTTCAATGAGGTGGTGTTCTTCGGTCTTCAGTATTTGCTTAAGAAGTACCTCACAG GCCCAGTTGTGACCGAGGACAAGATTCAGGAGGCCAAGCTGTTCTACCAGATGCATTTCAAACAGGCTGTGTTTGATGAAGAGGGCTGGAGAAAAGTCCTAGAG aAACACAATGGTCGTCTTCCTATTCGCATCAAAGCGGTTCCAGAGGGGAAGATCATACCAAGAGGCAACGTTCTGTTTACTGTGGAAAATACAGATCAGGATTTCTACTGGCTCACCAACTACATTGag ACCATGCTGGTGCAGATGTGGTATCCCATCACAGTAGCTACCGTATCCAGAGAGTTTAAGAAGATACTGGCCAAACACCTGAAGGCTACTTCAGGGAGCGTGGAGGGCCTGGAGCTGAAGCTGCACGACTTCGGCTACAGAGGAGTCTCATCCCAGGAG tcTGCAGCATTGGGTGGAGCCGCTCACTTGGTTAATTTCTGTGGTACAGACACGATAGCCGGAGTATTGATGGCTCAACGGTATTACGGCTGTCCGATGGCTGGCTTCTCCATTCCAGCAGCTGAACACAG TACGATCATATCCTGGGGGAAGAACAAGGAGAAGGAGGCCTTTGAGAGGATCCTCGACCAGTTTCTGTCGGGACCAGTGTCGGTGGTCAGTGACAGCTACGACATCTTCAATGCCTGCAAACACATCTGGGGAGATAAGCTAAAGGAACGCGTGATGGAGCGCAGTGAGGACTCCTGTCTGGTGATCAGGCCCGATTCTGGAGACCCAGCAGAGACTCTAATTGAG GTCATCAAGATTTTAGGAGATTGTTTTGGCTACAGTCTGAACTCAATGGGATACAAGGTTCTTCCATCTTACCTGCGGATCATCCAAGGGGATGGCATTGACCTCAGCTCAGTAGATCAG ATTCTTGCTAAGCTGAGTGATGAAGGGTGGAGTGCTGAGAATGTGCTTTTTGGCTGTGGCAGCTCTTTGCTTCAGAAGCTAAACAGAGATACACTTAGCTGTGCATTCAAGTGCAGCTACGTAGAGACCAATGGCAAAGGG ATGGATGTGTGCAAGCAGCCAGTGACCGACCCGTCCAAGGGGTCCAAGCGGGGCCGGTTATCGCTGAGGAGAAACTCGGACGGCTTCCTTGAGACAATAGAGAGAGGAGCAGGCAAACCCGAGGAG GACCTCCTGGTGACGGTTTTTGAGAATGGCAGCTTGCTGCAGGACTACTCTCTGGATGAGATCAGGAAAAACGCTCTGCTTCAGGACGACGAGCCAAACCCAAACCTGTACAACCACGAACGGGAGCTGCTGCACAACCACATCATCAGCAGCATCCATTAG
- the nampt2 gene encoding nicotinamide phosphoribosyltransferase 2 isoform X2 produces the protein MAAQDFNFLLATDSYKITHYKQYPPNVSKIYSYFECRQKKGSQFNEVVFFGLQYLLKKYLTGPVVTEDKIQEAKLFYQMHFKQAVFDEEGWRKVLEKHNGRLPIRIKAVPEGKIIPRGNVLFTVENTDQDFYWLTNYIETMLVQMWYPITVATVSREFKKILAKHLKATSGSVEGLELKLHDFGYRGVSSQESAALGGAAHLVNFCGTDTIAGVLMAQRYYGCPMAGFSIPAAEHSTIISWGKNKEKEAFERILDQFLSGPVSVVSDSYDIFNACKHIWGDKLKERVMERSEDSCLVIRPDSGDPAETLIEILAKLSDEGWSAENVLFGCGSSLLQKLNRDTLSCAFKCSYVETNGKGMDVCKQPVTDPSKGSKRGRLSLRRNSDGFLETIERGAGKPEEDLLVTVFENGSLLQDYSLDEIRKNALLQDDEPNPNLYNHERELLHNHIISSIH, from the exons atcACACACTACAAACAGTATCCTCCAAATGTCAGCAAAATTTACTCCTACTTTGAGTGCAGGCAGAAGAAAGGCTCTCAGTTCAATGAGGTGGTGTTCTTCGGTCTTCAGTATTTGCTTAAGAAGTACCTCACAG GCCCAGTTGTGACCGAGGACAAGATTCAGGAGGCCAAGCTGTTCTACCAGATGCATTTCAAACAGGCTGTGTTTGATGAAGAGGGCTGGAGAAAAGTCCTAGAG aAACACAATGGTCGTCTTCCTATTCGCATCAAAGCGGTTCCAGAGGGGAAGATCATACCAAGAGGCAACGTTCTGTTTACTGTGGAAAATACAGATCAGGATTTCTACTGGCTCACCAACTACATTGag ACCATGCTGGTGCAGATGTGGTATCCCATCACAGTAGCTACCGTATCCAGAGAGTTTAAGAAGATACTGGCCAAACACCTGAAGGCTACTTCAGGGAGCGTGGAGGGCCTGGAGCTGAAGCTGCACGACTTCGGCTACAGAGGAGTCTCATCCCAGGAG tcTGCAGCATTGGGTGGAGCCGCTCACTTGGTTAATTTCTGTGGTACAGACACGATAGCCGGAGTATTGATGGCTCAACGGTATTACGGCTGTCCGATGGCTGGCTTCTCCATTCCAGCAGCTGAACACAG TACGATCATATCCTGGGGGAAGAACAAGGAGAAGGAGGCCTTTGAGAGGATCCTCGACCAGTTTCTGTCGGGACCAGTGTCGGTGGTCAGTGACAGCTACGACATCTTCAATGCCTGCAAACACATCTGGGGAGATAAGCTAAAGGAACGCGTGATGGAGCGCAGTGAGGACTCCTGTCTGGTGATCAGGCCCGATTCTGGAGACCCAGCAGAGACTCTAATTGAG ATTCTTGCTAAGCTGAGTGATGAAGGGTGGAGTGCTGAGAATGTGCTTTTTGGCTGTGGCAGCTCTTTGCTTCAGAAGCTAAACAGAGATACACTTAGCTGTGCATTCAAGTGCAGCTACGTAGAGACCAATGGCAAAGGG ATGGATGTGTGCAAGCAGCCAGTGACCGACCCGTCCAAGGGGTCCAAGCGGGGCCGGTTATCGCTGAGGAGAAACTCGGACGGCTTCCTTGAGACAATAGAGAGAGGAGCAGGCAAACCCGAGGAG GACCTCCTGGTGACGGTTTTTGAGAATGGCAGCTTGCTGCAGGACTACTCTCTGGATGAGATCAGGAAAAACGCTCTGCTTCAGGACGACGAGCCAAACCCAAACCTGTACAACCACGAACGGGAGCTGCTGCACAACCACATCATCAGCAGCATCCATTAG